Proteins from a genomic interval of bacterium:
- a CDS encoding histidine kinase, whose protein sequence is MLGLPLRRKKDDFRQAFTEFSKSLTLIIDLEQLKDNVISKIRECIRVDSIQIFLLNPDLNRFELAETRGLDIIKRSSLYFSSDEPLVRWFTINETHLLISEKPAVFSYFNEHEQGILSELKVTLISPLMVMNRITGLVCIGSKSDDSDYSPEEIELLDTLLGQASFAFENAFLYHQQKTRLKKMYRADRLATAGQLAAGAAHEIRNPLTSIRSTIQYLQKDFRDDNKRVLLDSLIEEVDRINEIIEGLLSFSKPSTPQTENVNLDYLLEQTLSLVATTAKKRNITVGYNFNAPEKTVNADTSQLKQVFLNIIMNALQAMDEGGFLSISVDLKKTNSFSGTPRESFYIMFRDTGVGIPPEHIEHIFDPFFTTKKDGTGLGLSISYGIIQQHGGEIEIESRTMSDYPKNHGTTVSIMLPIFKTAHNHHHTAGKKDGAEDTRG, encoded by the coding sequence ATGCTTGGGTTACCGCTTCGTCGCAAAAAGGATGATTTCCGTCAGGCGTTTACCGAGTTCAGCAAGTCCCTGACACTCATCATCGATCTCGAACAGCTCAAGGACAATGTTATTTCGAAAATCCGCGAATGTATTCGTGTCGACTCGATTCAGATTTTCCTTCTCAATCCCGACCTGAACCGTTTCGAGCTTGCCGAAACGCGCGGACTCGATATCATAAAAAGGAGCAGCCTTTATTTCTCCTCCGATGAGCCGCTTGTCCGGTGGTTCACCATCAATGAAACCCACCTTCTCATATCGGAAAAACCGGCGGTTTTCTCATATTTCAATGAACATGAACAGGGGATTTTATCCGAATTGAAGGTCACTCTGATTTCCCCGCTTATGGTCATGAACCGTATCACAGGGCTTGTGTGTATTGGGTCGAAGTCGGATGACAGCGATTATTCTCCCGAGGAAATCGAATTGCTTGACACCCTTCTCGGTCAGGCATCGTTTGCCTTCGAAAATGCGTTCCTTTACCACCAGCAGAAAACCCGTCTCAAGAAAATGTACCGCGCCGACAGGCTGGCCACTGCCGGTCAGCTTGCAGCGGGCGCCGCTCACGAAATCCGTAATCCACTCACATCCATCCGCAGCACCATCCAGTACCTTCAGAAAGATTTCCGGGACGACAACAAACGCGTTCTCCTGGACAGCCTTATCGAGGAGGTCGATCGTATCAATGAAATAATCGAGGGACTCCTTTCCTTTTCCAAACCGAGCACGCCGCAGACGGAAAATGTCAATCTCGATTATCTCCTCGAACAGACATTGAGCCTTGTCGCCACGACCGCAAAGAAAAGGAATATCACGGTCGGTTATAACTTCAATGCACCGGAGAAAACGGTAAACGCCGATACCTCGCAGCTCAAACAGGTATTTCTCAATATCATCATGAATGCTTTGCAGGCCATGGATGAGGGCGGATTTCTTTCAATTTCCGTTGATCTGAAAAAGACCAACAGTTTCTCGGGTACTCCCCGGGAATCGTTTTATATCATGTTCAGAGATACGGGGGTCGGAATACCGCCGGAACATATCGAGCATATTTTCGATCCCTTTTTTACCACCAAGAAGGACGGAACCGGGCTTGGACTTTCTATTTCCTACGGTATCATTCAGCAGCATGGCGGTGAAATTGAAATCGAAAGCAGGACAATGAGCGATTATCCGAAAAATCACGGCACAACCGTCTCGATCATGCTCCCCATTTTCAAAACGGCACATAATCACCACCATACGGCAGGGAAAAAAGATGGCGCAGAAGATACTCGTGGTTGA
- the cmoA gene encoding carboxy-S-adenosyl-L-methionine synthase CmoA gives MPKDEVFKNNLDKIEDFTFNNNVASVFNDMVSRSVPFYHEIQRMITEIAADFVENGKCVYDLGCSTGTTLLSLNKILKPSIKFVGIDNSPDMLDKCRANFIEAKMEREYILKLGDLNQDITIENASVVIMCLTLQFVRPMYREKLIKSICAQLKDYGCLILVEKVLGEDSMFNRLFIKYYYEMKRRNHYSEMEISQKREALENVLIPYKLLENRELLLNSGFRYVDTFFKWYNFSGMVAVK, from the coding sequence ATGCCGAAGGACGAGGTGTTCAAGAATAATCTGGACAAGATAGAAGATTTTACCTTCAATAACAACGTAGCGAGTGTATTCAACGATATGGTGTCACGGTCTGTTCCGTTTTATCATGAGATACAGAGAATGATAACAGAGATTGCGGCTGATTTTGTCGAAAACGGCAAATGTGTGTATGATCTGGGATGCTCCACAGGAACAACACTGCTCAGCCTCAACAAAATACTCAAACCATCGATAAAATTCGTAGGCATTGACAATTCACCTGACATGCTCGACAAATGCAGGGCGAATTTTATCGAGGCGAAAATGGAAAGAGAGTATATCCTCAAATTGGGCGATCTCAACCAGGATATAACGATAGAAAACGCCTCGGTGGTTATCATGTGCCTCACCCTGCAGTTTGTCCGGCCGATGTACCGTGAGAAACTGATAAAATCCATCTGCGCACAACTCAAGGATTATGGCTGCCTCATCCTGGTGGAAAAGGTTCTTGGCGAGGACTCGATGTTCAACCGGCTGTTCATTAAATATTATTACGAGATGAAACGAAGGAACCATTACAGCGAGATGGAAATCTCCCAAAAACGTGAAGCGCTGGAAAATGTCCTCATTCCCTATAAATTGCTCGAAAACAGGGAGCTTCTCCTCAATAGCGGATTCAGATATGTCGATACGTTTTTCAAATGGTATAACTTTTCAGGGATGGTAGCGGTAAAATGA
- a CDS encoding isoprenylcysteine carboxylmethyltransferase family protein has protein sequence MMVAIGNFFFHYRNTIAPVFFIVLFIPAAGMFGSYSTAASLGLALALTGQAIRVATIGLVYIIRGGSKKRIFAKGLVTTGIFGHCRNPLYMGNILIMTGLFIMADTVLALIAVPVVIFFYQAIVMAEEEYLRVQYPEEYTEFERKSNRWIPRLKGLGETFRSMTFNWRRVILKEYNTTFIWMLGAVIVFMQNIHGIDKALFSRLLPAAITAGVFLLVMYLGVMYLKKTKRLRD, from the coding sequence ATGATGGTAGCCATCGGAAACTTTTTCTTCCATTACAGGAACACGATCGCGCCGGTCTTCTTTATTGTTCTTTTCATCCCCGCGGCGGGGATGTTCGGCTCATATTCTACCGCAGCTTCCCTCGGTCTGGCCCTCGCCCTTACCGGGCAGGCAATCCGTGTGGCAACCATCGGCCTGGTCTATATCATCCGCGGCGGAAGCAAAAAACGTATTTTTGCCAAAGGTCTGGTGACTACCGGTATATTCGGCCATTGCAGGAATCCGCTCTATATGGGCAATATCCTGATCATGACAGGGCTTTTTATCATGGCCGATACCGTGCTGGCTCTCATTGCGGTCCCGGTTGTCATATTCTTCTATCAGGCCATCGTCATGGCGGAGGAAGAATACCTGCGGGTGCAGTATCCCGAAGAGTATACGGAATTCGAGCGAAAATCGAACCGCTGGATTCCCCGCCTGAAGGGGCTCGGGGAAACGTTCAGATCGATGACGTTCAACTGGAGACGGGTCATTCTCAAGGAATACAACACCACATTCATCTGGATGCTCGGCGCGGTGATTGTTTTCATGCAGAACATCCATGGGATCGATAAAGCGCTTTTCAGCCGTCTTCTTCCAGCGGCGATTACCGCGGGCGTCTTCCTGCTCGTCATGTACCTGGGCGTCATGTACCTCAAGAAAACGAAGCGGCTCCGGGATTAA
- a CDS encoding carbohydrate binding family 9 domain-containing protein, producing MPKQTHKSTINDRGFNVSISAFLLTFLCCSLLSLPVRAAVTYRVPKVDSTVHVDGILDDAVWTNAVKIDANIEVRPGENIPAPVKMEVLLAYNESHVFVAFKAYDPDPSQIRAHITDRDNIWDDDWVLILFDTFNDQRRSYDFFCNPYGIQADEIETSDGGGGSWDAIWDSAGRITDEGYIVEMAIPFRALNFQPGDEDQIWSFDAVRSYPRTVRHHIGAFPRDRNNNCYLCQAEKLTGFSGVKPGRNIDIATTFSTGGATERDELDGGGYGPMKETDRRIDPGITARWGVTPNINISFTANPDFSQVEADAAQMDINTRFPLYYSEKRPFFIDNVDIFNTGDRLVHTRTLADPDWGLRLTGKEGKNTFGLFTVRDSYTPLVFSGTDGADNTTLSMQSTGTVLRYKRDVGKSSYLGILATDRESEAYHNRLGGFDARFKFTPKNQFNAQYFCTNTRYPDETSSEFDQKSGDFGGFLYNIELVRYTDKYSVYGLTKAISPGFRSDLGFITQTGYRYNEIGCQYMWRNGPEHWYNWLSIYTGYDLMHDWNNNPLFRRVMGNFNYNGPLQSWFGMEGRHDDERYNNTDFRMNSFDVWGGLRPVSSLQLSFNCRAGDGIDYDNTRAGTVLNSSQWATFYIGRRLSFNLGNTVQKLDVPQGRLFTANVGNFKTMYNFTSRMFLRVNLQYTDYRRNTSLYNDSDVESRTRKLASQILIAYKINPQTMFFLGYSDNYNTNNFRDSRGEPDNSVIQTNRAVFTKIGYSLQM from the coding sequence ATGCCGAAACAAACACATAAGAGCACTATTAATGATCGCGGTTTTAATGTGAGCATATCAGCGTTTTTGCTGACCTTCCTCTGCTGTTCCCTTCTGTCGCTGCCTGTACGGGCTGCTGTCACGTACCGTGTTCCGAAAGTCGATTCGACAGTTCATGTCGACGGTATACTCGACGATGCCGTCTGGACCAATGCTGTAAAGATCGATGCCAATATCGAAGTGAGGCCGGGCGAGAACATACCAGCTCCGGTGAAGATGGAGGTTCTGCTTGCATATAACGAGTCACATGTATTCGTCGCGTTCAAGGCCTACGATCCCGATCCATCTCAAATTCGCGCACACATAACCGACCGTGACAATATCTGGGACGACGACTGGGTTTTAATACTCTTCGACACATTCAACGACCAGCGGAGATCCTATGATTTTTTCTGCAACCCATATGGCATACAGGCGGATGAAATCGAGACGTCCGACGGCGGCGGCGGATCGTGGGACGCGATATGGGATTCCGCAGGCCGTATCACCGATGAAGGCTACATAGTGGAAATGGCCATCCCCTTCAGGGCCCTTAATTTCCAGCCGGGCGACGAAGACCAGATATGGAGTTTCGACGCAGTTCGCAGCTATCCCAGAACCGTACGCCATCATATCGGTGCGTTTCCCCGTGACAGGAACAACAACTGTTACCTGTGCCAGGCCGAGAAGCTTACAGGCTTCTCCGGTGTCAAGCCCGGCAGGAATATCGATATTGCAACGACATTTTCGACCGGTGGAGCTACCGAACGCGATGAACTGGATGGCGGCGGATACGGCCCCATGAAGGAAACGGACCGTCGGATCGATCCCGGCATTACAGCCCGCTGGGGTGTGACACCCAACATCAACATCAGTTTTACCGCGAATCCGGACTTTTCTCAGGTGGAAGCGGACGCGGCTCAGATGGACATCAATACGCGCTTCCCTCTCTACTATTCCGAGAAGCGACCGTTTTTCATCGATAACGTCGATATTTTCAACACAGGCGACAGACTCGTCCACACGCGAACACTTGCCGATCCCGACTGGGGTCTTCGGCTTACCGGCAAAGAGGGGAAAAACACTTTCGGCCTCTTCACCGTGCGCGACAGCTATACACCCCTGGTATTTTCCGGGACAGACGGAGCGGACAATACCACCCTGTCGATGCAGAGTACGGGTACGGTACTGCGGTACAAACGCGATGTGGGAAAATCCTCTTATCTGGGTATTCTGGCAACCGACCGTGAAAGCGAGGCATATCATAACCGTCTGGGGGGATTCGACGCCAGGTTTAAATTCACACCCAAAAATCAGTTCAACGCACAGTATTTCTGTACAAACACCCGGTATCCCGATGAAACATCCTCGGAATTCGATCAGAAATCAGGTGATTTCGGGGGGTTCCTGTATAATATCGAGCTCGTACGATATACCGATAAATACTCGGTCTATGGGTTGACGAAAGCGATCAGCCCCGGTTTTCGCAGCGATCTCGGATTCATAACACAGACAGGATACCGGTATAACGAAATCGGCTGCCAGTATATGTGGAGAAACGGCCCCGAACATTGGTATAACTGGCTGAGCATATATACCGGATATGACCTGATGCATGACTGGAACAACAATCCGCTTTTCAGAAGAGTCATGGGGAATTTCAACTACAACGGTCCTCTCCAGTCCTGGTTCGGCATGGAGGGACGACATGATGATGAACGATACAACAATACCGATTTCAGAATGAACTCATTCGATGTATGGGGTGGACTGCGACCGGTCAGCTCGCTGCAACTGAGTTTCAACTGCAGGGCCGGAGATGGAATCGACTACGATAATACACGCGCGGGCACGGTACTCAACTCCAGCCAGTGGGCTACATTCTATATCGGCCGCCGACTCTCCTTCAATCTCGGAAATACGGTTCAAAAACTCGATGTCCCACAGGGCCGTCTTTTCACTGCCAATGTCGGCAATTTCAAGACCATGTATAATTTCACAAGCCGTATGTTTCTCCGTGTCAATCTCCAGTACACCGATTACCGTCGGAATACCAGTCTTTATAACGACAGCGACGTGGAATCGAGAACCAGAAAACTCGCCAGCCAGATATTGATTGCATATAAAATCAATCCGCAGACCATGTTCTTTCTCGGATACTCCGACAATTACAATACGAACAATTTCAGGGACTCGCGCGGCGAACCCGACAACAGCGTTATCCAGACGAACCGGGCGGTGTTCACAAAAATCGGCTACTCCCTGCAGATGTGA
- a CDS encoding TolC family protein: protein MKWLSTLKIYALFFPFIFLLNQHPAAAQQSWVLTYEDAIAIALEKSFTVKSYEARKEAMQHSYQYYKAVFKPLVDFSIFAPSLSESVSPIQRTDGLPVYNSNGILQMGGTLKFTYMLPSGGNFALTSQMYRENLKTVLALRDYEKMKTDQAYSSLSLSFDQPIFTTNTLRENLKEAEYYYEKSSSEFTRRQLDIIYDVTNSFYSLYRAVREVEIASEKLRNSEEAYRIAKLKGEKGKIPEGDVLIAEIEMSQNRANLSEAESGRERNADMLKQLIGLNQEDTVTIVTDLKYKTFEVELNKAIEEAQKNRLELYESELDVKLQNIEIDRAEREQEFKGSISAYYDVTGVSTTGSGTTRSLFESSFDNFVDRPPNRGITLTFSYPVFDWGRGDAKVRKAQVTLKERQLSQENTRETIVREVKDTVRKVNEAKSRLSIYENYQDVAKRSYDISRMRFENGDITSQELAREQERLAEVQLNYLDAFITYELALADLKRQTLWDFENNRTYLINRQEQGK, encoded by the coding sequence ATGAAATGGTTGAGCACATTAAAAATTTACGCACTGTTTTTTCCATTTATATTCCTGTTGAATCAGCATCCTGCCGCTGCACAGCAGTCATGGGTATTGACGTATGAAGACGCGATTGCCATCGCGCTCGAAAAGAGTTTTACGGTCAAATCCTATGAAGCCCGTAAAGAGGCGATGCAGCATTCCTACCAGTATTACAAGGCCGTTTTCAAGCCTCTTGTCGATTTCAGCATATTCGCTCCCTCCCTGAGCGAGAGCGTATCACCCATCCAGCGCACCGACGGGTTGCCGGTTTACAATTCCAACGGTATTCTGCAGATGGGCGGAACACTCAAGTTCACCTACATGCTTCCTTCGGGCGGGAACTTCGCGCTTACATCCCAGATGTACCGCGAAAACCTGAAGACTGTTCTCGCCCTCAGAGACTACGAGAAAATGAAGACCGACCAGGCGTACAGCAGCCTCAGCCTCAGCTTCGATCAGCCGATTTTCACCACCAATACGCTCCGTGAAAATCTCAAAGAGGCCGAATACTACTACGAGAAATCCTCGAGCGAGTTCACCCGTCGCCAGCTCGACATCATCTATGATGTCACGAACAGTTTCTATTCACTCTACCGGGCGGTACGCGAGGTCGAGATAGCCAGCGAAAAACTGAGAAACTCCGAGGAGGCGTATCGAATCGCGAAGTTAAAGGGTGAAAAGGGGAAAATCCCGGAAGGCGATGTGCTCATTGCCGAAATCGAGATGAGCCAGAACAGGGCCAATCTTTCCGAAGCCGAAAGCGGACGCGAACGGAATGCGGACATGCTCAAGCAGCTCATAGGGCTCAATCAGGAGGACACTGTCACCATTGTGACCGACCTCAAGTATAAAACATTCGAAGTCGAACTGAACAAGGCTATCGAGGAAGCCCAGAAAAACAGGCTCGAACTCTATGAATCGGAGCTCGATGTCAAACTGCAGAACATCGAGATCGACCGCGCCGAACGTGAGCAGGAATTCAAAGGCAGCATTTCGGCCTACTACGATGTGACCGGAGTCAGCACGACGGGAAGCGGCACGACACGGTCGCTGTTCGAATCGTCGTTCGATAATTTTGTCGACCGTCCCCCCAACCGCGGAATCACGCTGACATTTTCATACCCGGTTTTCGACTGGGGACGCGGCGATGCGAAAGTCCGTAAAGCACAGGTAACCCTGAAGGAAAGGCAGCTCAGTCAGGAAAACACGCGTGAAACCATCGTCCGCGAGGTCAAGGATACGGTACGGAAAGTCAATGAAGCGAAGAGCCGCCTGAGCATCTACGAGAATTATCAGGATGTGGCCAAGCGGAGCTACGATATCAGCCGCATGAGGTTCGAGAACGGCGACATTACGAGCCAGGAGCTCGCCCGTGAACAGGAACGGCTCGCCGAAGTACAGCTCAACTATCTCGATGCATTCATCACATACGAACTCGCGCTGGCGGACCTCAAGCGCCAGACCCTCTGGGATTTTGAAAACAATCGTACATATCTCATCAATAGACAGGAACAGGGGAAATAA
- a CDS encoding NEW3 domain-containing protein, which produces MKTRIRNGVCILVWVCCMVFGFPRMSDGQTDQASLLLDLKKARAAYEIAKQKFENDKVLYENKAISEDEFTKSKNEVLSSEVDYQKLILRVIAQQSYVIVEKAVKYQTHTGERRIRLSLQSTMEGNQEYLQQFQEHFDVFTPEMRSNKIYNIFVSLLNLQDNTIIGAPYEKRVPVLELGSSTTVDFGLLRDVESLKVSLNYGGRHDDKNIYLEKDASANIVDINSVQFSQEADIGSQATFDLNLERFSDTDDVYSLMTVNLPRQVSNEFIDSDTNARLSQIKFTQGVNTKKLALKVYLPDRDDEDVVIDRPLVFYALVLSRDEYAALEDKRGTIFDQKDIDEIQAGKVRLELIPRGVGRIEVRVPSLYHEITVGDSLDMDITVRNDGTRRLDNIKITTDNPLNWRSLITPDLVRSLDPEKEEIVHVTFVPPSDVGVGAQELKIKTEALADNRRVQTEDKTVRIMVEAKTPILMTALLIMLLIGLVLGIVIFGIKISRR; this is translated from the coding sequence ATGAAAACACGGATCAGAAACGGCGTTTGTATTCTGGTATGGGTATGCTGCATGGTATTTGGTTTTCCGCGCATGTCTGACGGTCAGACCGACCAGGCATCGCTCCTTCTCGATCTGAAAAAGGCGCGGGCGGCATACGAAATCGCCAAACAGAAATTCGAAAACGATAAAGTGCTTTACGAAAACAAGGCTATCTCCGAGGATGAGTTCACCAAGTCGAAAAACGAGGTTCTCAGCAGCGAAGTCGATTATCAGAAGCTCATTCTCAGGGTTATCGCGCAGCAGTCGTATGTCATCGTGGAAAAAGCGGTCAAATATCAGACGCACACGGGTGAGCGGCGCATACGGCTTTCCCTCCAGAGCACCATGGAGGGCAACCAGGAATATCTTCAGCAGTTCCAGGAGCACTTCGATGTTTTCACTCCCGAAATGCGGTCGAACAAGATATACAACATCTTTGTATCCCTGCTGAATCTTCAGGACAACACCATTATCGGGGCGCCGTATGAAAAACGTGTCCCCGTTCTCGAACTGGGCAGTTCGACCACGGTCGATTTCGGCCTCCTCCGCGATGTCGAGAGCCTCAAGGTGAGCCTCAATTACGGCGGCAGGCACGACGACAAGAACATATACCTCGAAAAGGATGCGAGCGCCAACATCGTCGACATCAACTCAGTCCAGTTCTCACAGGAGGCGGATATCGGCTCGCAGGCGACGTTCGACCTCAACCTTGAGCGTTTCTCCGACACCGACGATGTGTATTCGCTCATGACGGTCAACCTGCCCCGCCAGGTCTCCAATGAATTCATCGATTCCGACACGAACGCCCGTCTCTCCCAGATCAAATTCACCCAGGGAGTCAACACGAAAAAGCTCGCGCTCAAGGTCTATCTCCCCGACCGTGACGACGAGGATGTGGTCATCGACAGGCCGCTCGTCTTCTACGCGCTCGTTTTGTCCCGTGACGAGTACGCCGCGCTGGAAGACAAACGAGGTACAATTTTCGACCAGAAGGACATCGATGAGATACAGGCGGGCAAGGTGCGCCTTGAACTGATCCCACGCGGTGTCGGCAGGATCGAAGTCCGCGTCCCCTCGCTTTATCACGAGATCACGGTTGGCGACAGCCTCGATATGGACATAACCGTACGGAACGACGGTACCCGCAGGCTCGACAATATCAAGATAACGACCGACAATCCGCTCAACTGGCGCTCATTGATTACACCCGACCTTGTCCGGTCGCTCGATCCCGAAAAGGAAGAAATCGTCCACGTGACCTTTGTCCCGCCCTCCGATGTCGGTGTGGGGGCGCAGGAGCTGAAAATCAAGACGGAAGCGCTCGCCGACAACCGACGTGTCCAGACGGAGGACAAGACCGTCCGCATCATGGTGGAAGCGAAAACCCCGATCCTCATGACAGCGCTGCTCATCATGCTGCTCATCGGACTTGTACTCGGAATCGTGATATTCGGAATCAAGATCAGCAGAAGGTAG
- a CDS encoding ABC transporter permease, which translates to MIRHIALKEILNNLYSFKFIVVTLLMVVTMIMSLFIMYNDYQLRMENYEILRPSSKEPVAIVPPTPLSIFVRGLDETIGRSYLVRFAGQIEVGSGQQAVNIVFRLFTSPDWMYIVKVIMSLCALLFSFNMVNGEKEAKTLGLVLSNSISRPTLIIGKWIGGFASFIVPFILIFLSGALVILISPHVHFAGEQWVKLLLFFVSSVVYLAFFYSLGLFLSSVTHSQASAIVLALFLWALTVFVVPNLGNTLARQFVKIQSVQQLELIRNRTWIKAVFEAITARRRGDKSASFDNAMRSINNENDKLIADYRTRFNTLVALSKNITRISPAAAFTYLSTDVAGTGIIEEQRVKDAVIQYKDMVWNKPTDSDGNVVGDFPPFSYQRRSLEDILAKEGFANLLVLTLFALLSFTAAYVVFLRYDVR; encoded by the coding sequence ATGATAAGGCACATAGCTTTGAAGGAAATCCTTAACAACCTCTACAGTTTCAAATTCATAGTTGTGACGCTGCTCATGGTGGTTACGATGATCATGAGCCTGTTCATCATGTATAACGACTACCAACTCCGCATGGAAAACTATGAAATACTGAGGCCGTCTTCGAAGGAGCCTGTCGCCATCGTCCCGCCGACGCCGCTTTCGATTTTCGTGCGGGGGCTCGACGAGACTATCGGACGGTCGTACCTGGTGCGGTTCGCGGGTCAGATCGAGGTGGGAAGCGGACAGCAGGCGGTCAACATCGTGTTCAGGCTGTTCACCAGCCCCGACTGGATGTACATCGTGAAAGTCATCATGTCGCTCTGCGCCCTCCTGTTTTCGTTCAACATGGTGAACGGGGAGAAAGAGGCTAAAACCTTAGGGCTCGTACTGTCGAACAGCATCAGCCGGCCCACGCTCATCATCGGTAAGTGGATTGGCGGCTTCGCGAGTTTCATCGTTCCCTTCATACTGATTTTTCTCTCCGGCGCACTGGTAATCCTCATCTCTCCCCATGTGCATTTTGCTGGTGAACAGTGGGTGAAGCTGTTGCTGTTTTTTGTCAGCTCGGTGGTCTATCTGGCGTTCTTTTACTCGCTCGGGCTCTTTCTGTCAAGCGTCACGCACTCACAGGCATCAGCCATCGTTCTTGCGCTCTTTCTCTGGGCGCTCACTGTTTTTGTCGTCCCCAACCTCGGCAATACACTGGCGCGGCAGTTCGTAAAAATCCAGTCCGTCCAGCAGCTCGAGCTGATCCGAAACCGTACCTGGATCAAGGCAGTTTTCGAAGCTATAACGGCACGAAGACGGGGAGACAAATCGGCCAGCTTCGATAATGCAATGAGATCCATCAACAACGAAAACGACAAGCTGATCGCAGATTACCGGACCCGTTTCAACACGCTCGTTGCGCTCTCGAAAAACATTACGCGGATATCGCCGGCAGCGGCGTTCACCTATCTTTCCACCGATGTTGCGGGTACGGGTATCATCGAGGAGCAGCGGGTTAAAGACGCTGTAATACAATACAAGGACATGGTGTGGAACAAGCCGACCGACTCGGATGGCAATGTTGTCGGAGATTTTCCTCCGTTCTCCTATCAACGCCGGTCACTGGAAGATATATTGGCAAAGGAGGGATTTGCCAATCTGCTTGTGCTCACCCTGTTCGCCCTGCTTTCATTCACCGCGGCGTATGTCGTGTTCCTGCGGTACGATGTCCGATAG
- a CDS encoding ABC transporter permease produces the protein MKRIIAREFLNNLLNLRFSIGLLLSVLLTIVCVLILTHQFQMEMDDHSTRVAIQDDFLNNYAHTNRLGGMIQPQKPPEQFRPFIIGIQRDADLNSYEDNPLPVLFPHIDFLFIVTIIMSLMAILFSYDAITGEREQGTLRMLTAGSISRASILIGKWIGGLASLGIPLMVSLLIGAIYVTVHPLVHWDESAWLSFCLVFLASVMYISLFYLLGLLVSGFSRFSSTSILTSLFLWVLLILVIPNLAPYVVAQIYRIPSVNKIEREARIITGIDRDNLGNELSKKVAQQFEAEYGARFTEYKAMPSDAIRQRVAADPAFKNMHEAYRKADSAAWDEANRIQGEKASVLRQELDRKSQNQMLLAGLVACLSPYTDFLYVATDLTGTGFRSLTYFSDVQSQYYKSYYDYQEKKVAEAKKNDPTFDSNTFLDISDRPRFRFTEEPLIGRLKWTLPFWGVLVLFNIVLFVGAYVKFIRYDVR, from the coding sequence ATGAAGAGAATAATTGCCAGGGAGTTTCTGAACAACCTCCTCAACCTGAGATTCAGTATCGGGCTGCTGCTCTCCGTTCTGCTCACCATCGTGTGCGTGCTGATTCTGACGCACCAGTTCCAGATGGAGATGGACGATCACAGCACCAGGGTGGCTATCCAGGATGATTTTCTCAATAACTATGCCCACACAAACCGCCTGGGTGGGATGATCCAGCCGCAAAAACCGCCCGAGCAGTTCCGTCCGTTCATTATCGGAATCCAGCGCGATGCCGATCTCAACTCGTACGAGGACAATCCGCTCCCGGTGCTGTTTCCCCATATCGATTTCCTGTTCATCGTCACCATAATCATGAGCCTCATGGCAATCCTGTTTTCGTACGATGCGATCACCGGGGAGCGTGAACAGGGAACGCTGCGGATGCTCACTGCCGGATCTATATCACGGGCATCTATCCTTATCGGCAAGTGGATCGGCGGTCTGGCGAGTCTCGGTATTCCGCTCATGGTTTCTCTCCTGATCGGCGCAATCTACGTGACAGTCCATCCACTCGTGCACTGGGATGAATCGGCATGGCTGTCCTTCTGTCTTGTATTCCTGGCATCGGTCATGTACATTTCGTTGTTCTACCTCCTCGGGCTGCTTGTATCGGGCTTCTCACGGTTTTCTTCGACATCGATTCTCACTTCGCTCTTTCTCTGGGTTTTACTGATACTGGTCATACCGAATCTCGCTCCATATGTCGTAGCGCAGATATACCGTATACCATCGGTGAACAAGATCGAACGTGAGGCAAGGATAATCACCGGCATAGACCGTGACAACCTCGGCAACGAGTTGTCGAAGAAGGTCGCTCAGCAATTCGAAGCGGAGTACGGTGCGCGGTTTACCGAGTACAAGGCGATGCCGTCCGACGCAATCCGTCAGCGCGTGGCGGCCGATCCCGCTTTTAAAAACATGCACGAAGCATACCGTAAGGCAGACAGTGCCGCATGGGACGAGGCAAACCGGATTCAAGGCGAAAAGGCGAGTGTTCTCAGACAGGAGCTCGACAGAAAATCACAAAATCAGATGCTCCTGGCGGGACTGGTCGCCTGCCTGTCCCCGTACACTGATTTCCTCTATGTCGCCACCGATCTGACCGGCACCGGTTTCAGGAGTCTGACGTATTTCAGCGATGTACAGAGCCAGTATTACAAATCCTACTATGATTATCAGGAGAAAAAAGTCGCGGAAGCAAAAAAGAACGATCCGACATTCGACAGCAATACCTTTCTCGATATCAGCGACCGTCCCCGGTTCAGATTCACCGAAGAGCCGCTCATCGGCCGCCTGAAGTGGACGCTGCCGTTCTGGGGCGTGCTCGTGTTGTTCAACATCGTATTGTTTGTCGGAGCGTATGTGAAGTTCATCAGGTACGATGTGAGATGA